A single window of Rubripirellula lacrimiformis DNA harbors:
- a CDS encoding peptidylprolyl isomerase, whose translation MQKRISMFAAAFALMTGVFASTVLAADKAIVVEMETTEGKIVLELDQAKAPKTVANFLAYIEKDHYPGTVFHRVMPDFMIQGGGMDATLSEKETLPPIRNEASNGLRNDEYTIAMARTGDPHSATSQFFINSGTKNSFLNRADPRSDGFGYAVFGKVIEGKDVVDKIEAKPTRTVPAPKGGLMENVPVEPVLIQAVRVVSGVQK comes from the coding sequence ATGCAGAAACGAATCTCGATGTTTGCCGCCGCTTTCGCGTTGATGACCGGCGTCTTTGCGTCCACCGTGTTGGCCGCTGACAAGGCTATCGTGGTCGAAATGGAGACCACCGAAGGCAAAATCGTCCTCGAACTGGACCAAGCCAAGGCTCCCAAGACGGTTGCTAACTTTCTGGCCTATATCGAAAAGGACCATTACCCTGGCACCGTTTTCCACCGCGTCATGCCCGATTTCATGATCCAAGGCGGTGGAATGGACGCAACCTTGAGCGAAAAGGAAACCCTGCCACCGATTCGCAACGAAGCGTCCAATGGACTGCGAAATGACGAATACACCATCGCGATGGCTCGGACCGGCGACCCCCACAGTGCCACCAGCCAGTTTTTCATCAATTCGGGCACAAAAAACAGCTTCTTGAACCGCGCCGACCCTCGGTCGGATGGTTTCGGGTACGCCGTGTTCGGAAAAGTGATCGAAGGCAAGGATGTGGTCGATAAAATCGAAGCCAAGCCGACTCGCACGGTTCCCGCGCCCAAGGGCGGCTTGATGGAGAATGTTCCCGTCGAACCCGTCCTGATCCAGGCCGTTCGGGTGGTCTCCGGCGTCCAGAAGTAG
- a CDS encoding NAD(P)/FAD-dependent oxidoreductase, with translation MISDQPRKVLVIGGGPAGASNAIMLARLGCHVTLAERKQFPRSKACGCCLNAKGLHSLETLAIRQTVVDLGLATDRWIASFDSHLVEAKIPQGLAISRESLDPVLIERAVELGVEVSMNTSGRILGQDDRGVDVQLKHQSSITSSRFDIAVIASGLSSGGFNDILPWIEAPHGPFGVSCTIATDSIESGAIYMACGDDGYVGLVRLDERRVDVAAALRSGNQSQTLGDPVQRMQQLVQRSAFDVTNWDQVHSVVTTPPMRRTRVSGNGRIIAIGDAAGYVEPFTGEGMSWALASGIEAANLIASTADPTTLGPQWNANLNRLLNRRRQMCKVITTSLHHKIGRRLFASLAATCPSLVTRVANSLVA, from the coding sequence ATGATTTCCGATCAACCTCGCAAGGTTCTTGTGATCGGCGGTGGGCCAGCGGGCGCCAGCAACGCGATCATGCTGGCACGACTTGGTTGCCACGTCACGCTTGCCGAACGGAAACAATTCCCGCGATCCAAAGCGTGCGGATGCTGCCTCAACGCGAAAGGTTTGCACAGTCTGGAAACGTTGGCGATCCGACAAACGGTCGTCGACCTCGGGTTGGCGACCGATCGCTGGATCGCTTCGTTTGACTCGCATCTGGTCGAAGCCAAAATCCCGCAGGGGCTCGCGATTTCGCGAGAAAGTCTTGATCCGGTGCTGATCGAAAGAGCGGTTGAACTGGGCGTCGAAGTATCCATGAACACGAGCGGCCGCATCCTTGGCCAAGATGATCGCGGTGTGGATGTCCAGCTGAAACATCAGAGTTCGATCACATCATCACGTTTCGACATTGCCGTGATTGCGTCCGGACTTTCGTCGGGTGGATTCAATGATATTTTGCCGTGGATCGAAGCCCCTCATGGCCCTTTCGGTGTCTCCTGCACGATTGCGACCGACTCGATCGAAAGCGGTGCGATCTACATGGCTTGTGGCGACGACGGATACGTCGGACTGGTTCGTCTTGATGAACGACGAGTCGACGTCGCAGCCGCACTGCGGTCGGGCAACCAATCACAAACGCTTGGCGATCCCGTTCAAAGAATGCAACAACTGGTTCAGCGAAGTGCGTTTGATGTGACCAACTGGGACCAGGTCCATAGCGTCGTTACCACGCCACCGATGCGACGAACACGCGTTTCCGGCAATGGTCGAATCATCGCGATTGGAGACGCGGCTGGTTATGTCGAACCCTTCACGGGCGAGGGGATGAGTTGGGCTTTGGCCAGCGGGATCGAGGCGGCCAACTTGATTGCATCGACCGCTGATCCGACAACGCTGGGTCCCCAATGGAACGCCAATTTGAATCGGCTGCTGAATCGGCGTCGCCAAATGTGCAAGGTGATCACGACCTCACTGCACCATAAAATTGGACGTCGTCTTTTCGCAAGTTTGGCTGCAACCTGCCCGTCCCTGGTGACCCGTGTCGCAAACTCACTAGTCGCCTAA
- a CDS encoding DUF1501 domain-containing protein → MHSPSPIELCDASAHLSRRTLLGAGGGALMMSSIARTLAMADERGVTDPAKPRNVILIWCEGAPSQLETFDPHVGTKIGGDVKAIDTTIPGIQISDLLPQTAQQMHLTSLVRSVVSKEGDHARAVYNIKTGYRLDPTLRHPAIGSVLCHASESGADIPRHISILPGQSPSRGGYLGAAYDAFKINDPAGPVPDITRRVDQDRFDRRIDDLYNVVENEFRRGRLAKLESARTLHTTATDSALRMMSSDQLGAFDVSDEPREVREAFGDTPFGRGCLAATRLIEVGARCVEVTLSGWDSHITNHTLQSAACQKLDPALASLLQRLKDRDLLDSTLVVCGGEFGRTPTHNPAEGRDHWPHGFSTLLAGCGIRRGHVHGATSPDPKLDPAKPLGDVSDAVTVADLHATILSALDIPYDEELDTPIGRPIKRSEGQPIQSIMA, encoded by the coding sequence ATGCACAGCCCATCGCCTATCGAACTCTGTGATGCATCGGCTCATCTGTCGCGGCGAACTCTATTGGGCGCCGGTGGCGGGGCGTTGATGATGTCATCGATCGCCCGAACGTTAGCGATGGCCGACGAGCGGGGCGTCACCGATCCGGCCAAGCCGCGGAACGTGATCTTGATTTGGTGCGAGGGCGCGCCCAGCCAACTGGAAACCTTCGATCCCCATGTGGGCACCAAGATCGGCGGGGACGTCAAGGCGATCGACACCACCATCCCAGGTATCCAGATTTCCGATCTGCTGCCCCAAACAGCCCAGCAGATGCACCTGACGTCGTTGGTCCGAAGCGTGGTTAGCAAAGAAGGAGACCATGCGCGAGCCGTCTATAACATCAAGACCGGGTACCGGTTGGATCCGACGCTGCGACACCCCGCAATCGGTTCGGTCCTGTGTCACGCCAGCGAATCGGGCGCCGACATTCCGCGACACATCTCGATCTTGCCGGGACAATCCCCGTCACGCGGCGGGTACCTGGGCGCCGCCTACGACGCTTTCAAAATCAACGACCCCGCCGGCCCCGTTCCCGACATCACACGGCGTGTCGACCAGGACCGTTTTGATCGGCGCATCGACGATCTGTACAACGTTGTCGAAAATGAGTTTCGTCGTGGTCGATTGGCGAAACTAGAATCCGCGCGGACTTTGCACACAACGGCCACCGATTCAGCCCTGCGGATGATGTCCAGCGATCAACTGGGTGCCTTTGACGTTTCCGACGAACCACGCGAAGTTCGCGAAGCGTTTGGCGACACCCCGTTTGGACGCGGTTGCTTGGCGGCCACGCGGTTGATCGAAGTCGGCGCCCGCTGTGTCGAGGTCACTCTAAGCGGTTGGGATTCGCACATCACCAACCACACTCTGCAATCCGCTGCGTGCCAAAAACTGGATCCTGCCCTGGCATCGTTGCTGCAACGATTGAAGGACCGCGACCTGCTGGATTCCACCCTGGTCGTCTGTGGCGGCGAATTTGGACGCACACCGACTCACAATCCGGCCGAAGGACGCGACCACTGGCCACACGGGTTTTCGACGCTGCTTGCCGGCTGTGGAATCCGTCGCGGACACGTGCACGGCGCGACATCGCCGGATCCCAAACTGGATCCAGCGAAACCGCTGGGGGATGTTTCCGATGCGGTCACCGTCGCCGATTTGCACGCTACGATCCTGTCCGCACTGGACATACCCTACGACGAAGAACTGGACACACCGATCGGCCGACCGATCAAACGCAGCGAAGGTCAACCGATCCAATCGATCATGGCCTGA
- a CDS encoding DUF1549 domain-containing protein, whose product MSRSKTFLLMAARWGWFGLLMLLVFGYMAAGLSEPGTPQAAAHAVAVTNDSLAAEPATDALQPPSPIASPDQNPAGDVDKAGYEEKPGNLVHTVANLDSTWRDSLAESGYQPADPANWMTVCRRISLAMVGSGMSLEEIRELERLPEHARADAHLERLLVDPRFHHYWSERWTRFLVGTDEGQFVVYRRRRFRIWLSEQFAGNVRYDQLVRQLITAEGLWTDKPEVNFLTSTYDSNDNSPDPIRLAARTSRAFLGLRIDCLQCHDDFLGNVNLGDVESPREGLQTDFHQLAAFYTSAKSNGLQGVRSGQPDYQYQYLHDDDETDVEPSVPYSPELLPADGDARVRLAAWITHPENHQAARAAVSHVWALMYGRPAGEAVDNLPLDEASSPLAQQLATDFIDHQFNLRRLIRLIAKSAAFRADSRIDGIEISEAMERAGAVFPLVRLRPEQVAGAIIQASRIKRTDRDSALLLQLITLTTNNDFVKRYGDIGEDEFTTDSVTITQRLLMMNGKMLRELTEDNPVLNASSHARMFAEDDSAIVDTIYLCALNRYPTKVEHDHFVGQISDAKFRRKTIEDLMWVLLNSSELAWNH is encoded by the coding sequence ATGTCACGCTCCAAAACCTTTCTGCTGATGGCGGCTCGATGGGGCTGGTTCGGGCTGCTGATGTTGCTAGTTTTCGGTTACATGGCGGCTGGACTATCGGAACCGGGGACACCCCAAGCGGCGGCACACGCAGTCGCGGTCACCAACGATTCGTTGGCAGCCGAACCTGCCACCGACGCCCTGCAGCCGCCATCGCCCATAGCCTCGCCGGACCAAAATCCCGCGGGCGACGTGGACAAGGCAGGCTACGAGGAAAAGCCGGGAAACCTGGTCCACACTGTCGCCAATCTGGATTCGACGTGGCGAGACTCGCTGGCCGAATCAGGATATCAACCGGCCGATCCTGCTAACTGGATGACGGTCTGTCGACGGATTTCGCTGGCGATGGTCGGCAGCGGGATGTCGCTGGAAGAGATTCGAGAGCTCGAGCGACTGCCCGAACATGCACGCGCCGACGCTCACCTGGAACGGCTGCTAGTCGATCCACGATTCCACCACTATTGGTCCGAACGCTGGACAAGGTTCCTGGTCGGTACGGACGAGGGTCAGTTTGTCGTCTATCGACGTCGTCGATTTCGAATCTGGCTTAGCGAACAGTTCGCCGGCAACGTTCGCTATGACCAACTTGTCCGCCAACTGATCACGGCCGAAGGGCTCTGGACCGACAAACCCGAAGTCAATTTCCTGACCTCGACTTACGACAGCAACGACAATTCACCCGATCCGATTCGGTTAGCCGCTCGGACGTCGCGTGCGTTTTTGGGACTGCGAATCGACTGTCTTCAGTGCCACGATGACTTTCTTGGCAACGTCAACTTGGGCGACGTCGAATCGCCGCGTGAAGGACTTCAAACCGACTTCCATCAATTGGCGGCGTTCTATACCAGTGCGAAGAGCAACGGGCTGCAGGGCGTTCGCAGTGGCCAGCCGGATTACCAGTATCAATATCTGCACGATGACGACGAAACCGACGTCGAACCGAGCGTTCCCTATTCGCCGGAACTGTTGCCCGCCGACGGCGACGCTCGCGTCCGATTGGCAGCCTGGATCACGCATCCCGAAAACCACCAAGCCGCTCGCGCCGCCGTCAGTCACGTCTGGGCGCTGATGTATGGTCGTCCGGCTGGGGAAGCCGTCGACAACCTGCCACTCGATGAAGCCAGTTCACCGCTGGCCCAGCAGTTGGCGACCGATTTCATTGACCACCAATTCAATCTGCGTCGGTTGATTCGATTGATCGCAAAGTCGGCTGCGTTTCGCGCCGACAGCCGGATTGACGGGATTGAAATCAGCGAAGCGATGGAACGTGCCGGCGCAGTGTTTCCGCTGGTACGCCTGCGTCCCGAACAGGTCGCCGGAGCGATCATTCAAGCGTCGCGGATCAAACGCACGGACCGTGATTCGGCGTTGTTGCTGCAACTGATCACGTTGACCACGAACAATGATTTCGTCAAACGATACGGTGACATCGGCGAAGATGAATTTACCACCGACAGTGTCACCATCACTCAGCGACTGCTGATGATGAACGGCAAGATGTTGCGTGAACTGACCGAGGACAACCCTGTGCTGAACGCGTCGTCGCACGCACGCATGTTTGCCGAAGACGACAGCGCTATCGTCGACACGATCTATCTTTGTGCGTTGAACCGCTATCCGACCAAGGTTGAACATGACCATTTTGTCGGCCAAATATCCGACGCGAAGTTTCGTCGCAAAACAATCGAAGACCTGATGTGGGTGCTTCTGAACAGCAGTGAATTAGCCTGGAATCACTAG
- a CDS encoding peptidylprolyl isomerase, producing MPMAMPRPSHVSCESIRPSKCSTTETVGSCRRSCGTCPSKHRSAATVADVSFPNPRACSRNSSFVSLASVDWFRSRLPEDYSMPKASARHILVSSEQECLDLKKQIAEGADFAALAASHSSCPSGAQGGALGSFGPGQMVPEFDAAVFGGEVGEVQGPVKTDFGYHLLEVTERTD from the coding sequence ATGCCGATGGCAATGCCAAGACCTTCCCATGTGTCGTGCGAATCGATACGCCCGTCGAAATGCAGTACTACCGAAACGGTGGGATCCTGCCGACGGTCCTGCGGAACCTGTCCAAGTAAACATCGATCTGCGGCTACGGTCGCGGACGTTTCCTTTCCCAATCCGCGGGCTTGCTCGCGGAATTCTAGTTTTGTTTCCCTGGCCTCCGTCGATTGGTTTCGGAGCCGGCTACCCGAGGACTATTCGATGCCCAAAGCAAGCGCCCGTCACATCCTGGTTTCGTCCGAGCAAGAATGTTTGGACCTGAAGAAACAGATTGCCGAAGGAGCCGACTTTGCTGCTCTGGCGGCTTCCCACTCATCCTGCCCATCGGGTGCCCAAGGCGGCGCACTGGGTTCGTTCGGCCCTGGCCAAATGGTGCCTGAATTCGACGCCGCCGTCTTTGGCGGTGAAGTGGGCGAAGTCCAAGGCCCCGTCAAAACCGACTTCGGTTACCACCTGCTAGAAGTCACCGAGCGAACCGACTGA
- a CDS encoding methyltransferase domain-containing protein has product MERNRQPEIMDQEDLPEELHVHALSGLARLNKVSFIAPILFRHLKKIASQHTSGKLRVLDVASGSADLPIAWSQMGNRCGIDIEVTTVEISHFAIEKQFQRAALAGVKISAIQQDCIREPLPTGFDVITNSLFLHHLDPHDTIHLLKSMHSAARVASMVCDLERSKLNRELISAASRVLTRSKVVHHDARLSVEGAYTLSEAKTLAEEAVGGTIQARRIFPGRFYFKLWAPDFAPTNNQHRRSP; this is encoded by the coding sequence TTGGAACGTAACCGGCAACCGGAAATCATGGATCAGGAAGATCTGCCCGAGGAGCTGCATGTGCACGCGCTCTCGGGCCTGGCCAGGCTAAACAAAGTTTCTTTCATCGCACCGATTCTGTTTCGTCATCTGAAAAAGATTGCCTCCCAGCACACCTCTGGCAAACTGCGCGTACTGGACGTCGCATCGGGCTCCGCCGACCTGCCCATTGCATGGAGCCAGATGGGAAATCGATGCGGGATCGACATCGAAGTGACCACCGTCGAAATCAGTCATTTCGCAATCGAGAAACAATTCCAAAGAGCAGCGTTGGCGGGTGTCAAGATTTCGGCGATCCAACAGGACTGCATTCGCGAACCACTGCCCACCGGTTTCGATGTCATCACCAACTCACTCTTTCTGCATCACCTGGATCCGCACGACACGATCCATTTGCTGAAATCCATGCATTCCGCCGCGCGAGTTGCGTCGATGGTTTGCGATCTGGAAAGGTCCAAGTTGAACCGAGAGCTGATTTCGGCTGCTTCGCGTGTGCTGACTCGATCCAAAGTGGTCCACCACGATGCTCGGCTGAGCGTCGAAGGTGCCTACACATTGTCCGAAGCCAAGACGCTGGCCGAAGAAGCGGTGGGAGGAACCATCCAGGCACGGCGCATCTTTCCCGGGCGATTTTATTTCAAACTGTGGGCCCCCGATTTTGCCCCAACCAACAACCAGCACCGAAGGTCACCATGA